The Solea senegalensis isolate Sse05_10M linkage group LG4, IFAPA_SoseM_1, whole genome shotgun sequence genome includes a region encoding these proteins:
- the il17rd gene encoding interleukin-17 receptor D, translating to MAAPRSFFISLSGLFLVLSFSCGSPTSGSKRSNQERCGFKVQSGADGSRRFPVTLRADNCSLNYPLGKHVIHEVANVSFTHLACEDQAAVVVHWSASPLGIEHIKGFRVYLEDKNPEGKQCQHLILKDPRQLNFTYKNTRLSSQPFSGLTFDTDYMVRVVPFPTLMNESFFPPSFLRTNSCEVLLGSDNLVCKPFWKPKTLNISQLGPNLHVAFDQAPPSFGFRFYYLYYKLRHDGPFKLQRCKPDMNQPRTTCILQDVTPGTYTVELRDDGNTTRRQIQYHVSQVHSPWAGPIRAMAITVPLVIMSAFATLFTVMCRKKQQENIYSQLDEESSESSNQSAALNAERPWPRPRVFICYSSRDCPKHTNVIQSFAYFLQDFCNCEVVLDLWEHLEICKEGQMSWLSRQLDESDFIITVCSKGLRYYVERKSRRGKTPVSRCSNSSSSSSSANGSSGDLFTVGVAMIAEKLRLAKQSEGGGDPELNRYMSVYFDYSTENDIPTMLSLAPRFKLMDHLPQLFSRLHSGQSSLSDREHQPLNISRRNYFRSKSGRSLYVSICNMHQHISQNPDWFEKQLAPAAGSSASSGIPSNHSSLPTVPAPSPSPKLPSCSSSLQPEQRFDSGLVLNEVPVRIPSLEDGSGLPRRNLLLLAPGSSPSPSPSPSPSPGPGPNPGLCPSPVLPHCSMSLLGPTSRSTSGVSVVSSDGSSSSSSSSTAPSILTDEVCSVQAEESCPTPLENPPPRDSGIYDSSVPSSELSIPLMEGLSHDQADSSSVADSESSSSGLGDEEPSVVASIRCSTATVCKAELHHHLEHNDGIATVASL from the exons GTGCAGTCTGGTGCAGATGGCAGTCGCAGGTTTCCCGTCACCCTCAGAGCTGACA ACTGTTCATTGAACTATCCATTGGGGAAACATGTGATCCATGAAGTTGCCAATGTCTCCTTCACTCACCTGGCCTGTGAGGATCAGGCCGCTGTGGTGGTTCACTGGTCTGCAAGTCCATTAG GGATCGAACATATTAAAGGGTTCAGAGTTTATCTGGAAGACAAGAATCCAGAGGGGAAACAGTGTCAGCATCTCATCCTCAAAGATCCACGGCAGCTCAACTTCACCTACAAGAACACG AGGCTCAGCAGTCAGCCATTCAGTGGCTTGACCTTTGACACCGACTACATGGTCCGTGTTGTTCCTTTCCCCACTCTGATGAACGAGAGTTTCTTCCCTCCATCGTTTCTCCGGACCAACT CATGTGAAGTCCTCCTCGGATCAGACAACTTGGTTTGCAAACCAT TCTGGAAGCCAAAGACCCTCAACATATCCCAGCTGGGTCCGAACCTCCATGTGGCGTTTGATCAGGCTCCGCCCTCTTTCGGCTTCCGCTTCTACTACCTCTACTACAAACTGAGGCATGACGGACCTTTCAAACTGCAGCGCTGCAAACCA GACATGAACCAGCCCAGAACTACTTGCATCCTGCAGGACGTCACTCCAGGGACATACACTGTCGAG TTGAGAGATGATGGTAACACAACCCGGAGGCAGATCCAGTACCATGTCAGCCAag TCCACTCCCCGTGGGCGGGGCCTATCCGTGCCATGGCTATCACAGTGCCGCTGGTCATCATGTCTGCTTTCGCCACTCTCTTCACTGTCATGTGTCGAAAGAAACAACAAG AAAACATCTACAGCCAGCTGGATGAGGAGAGCAGTGAGTCATCCAATCAAAGCGCAGCATTGAACGCAGAACGCCCATGGCCTCGTCCCAGAGTCTTCATTTGTTACTCCAGCAGGGACTGTCCTAAACACACCAATGTCATACAGAGCTTTGCATACTTTCTGCAGGACTTCTGCAACTGtgag GTTGTGCTGGACCTGTGGGAACATCTGGAGATCTGCAAAGAGGGTCAGATGTCATGGCTGAGCAGACAGCTGGATGAATCCGacttcatcatcactgtctgCTCCAAAGGCCTACG CTACTACGTGGAGAGGAAGAGTCGCAGAGGGAAGACGCCAGTCAGTcgctgcagcaacagcagcagcagcagctcttctgCTAATGGATCTAGCGGTGACCTGTTTACAGTGGGCGTGGCCATGATCGCTGAAAAGCTGCGGCTAGCGAAGCAGAGCGAAGGGGGTGGCGACCCAGAGCTGAACCGCTACATGAGCGTTTACTTTGACTATTCAACGGAAAACGACATCCCCACCATGTTGAGTCTGGCTCCCAG GTTCAAGTTGATGGACCACCTGCCTCAGCTCTTCAGTCGACTCCACTCCGGTCAGTCCAGTTTGTCTGACCGTGAGCACCAGCCTCTCAACATCTCCAGGAGAAACTACTTCAGGAGTAAGTCTGGACGCTCGCTCTACGTTTCCATCTGCAACATGCACCAACACATCAGCCAGAACCCTGACTGGTTCGAGAAGCAGCTGGCTCCTGCAGCAGGTTCTTCAGCGTCCTCTGGCATCCCTTCAAATCATTCTTCTCTACCCACTGTCCCGGCTCCCAGTCCTTCTCCAAAGCTTCCCAGCTGCTCCTCATCACTGCAGCCTGAGCAGAGGTTTGACTCTGGATTGGTGCTGAATGAAGTGCCAGTGAGGATACCATCACTGGAGGATGGGAGCGGACTCCCAAGAAGGAACCTGCTCCTACTGGCCCCTGGCTCGAGTCCTAGTCCTAGTCCCAGTCCCAGTCCCAGTCCTGGCCCTGGTCCCAATCCTGGTCTGTGTCCCAGTCCAGTCTTGCCACATTGCTCCATGTCGTTGCTGGGACCTACTTCAAG gTCTACTTCTGGAGTGTCTGTTGTATCATCGGACGggtcgtcatcctcctcctcctcctccactgctccCTCCATCCTCACTGATGAGGTTTGTTCTGTCCAGGCAGAGGAGAGCTGCCCCACCCCTCTAGAGAACCCTCCTCCTCGTGATTCAGGCATCTACGATTCATCCGTCCCTTCATCAGAGCTTTCCATTCCCCTCATGGAGGGTCTGTCACATGACCAGGCTgactcctcctctgtggctgaCAGCGAATCATCTTCATCAGGCTTAG